A genomic segment from Salvelinus alpinus chromosome 8, SLU_Salpinus.1, whole genome shotgun sequence encodes:
- the LOC139583311 gene encoding polyadenylate-binding protein 2-like isoform X4 has product MWTGARVGQAPLAAALRVYLQTRRELTELEAIKARVREMEEEAEKLKELQNEVEKQMNLSPPPAGPVIMSIEEKMEADARSIYVGNVDYGATAEELEAHFHGCGSVNRVTILCDKFTGHPKGFAYIEFSDKESVRTAMALDESLFRGRQIKVGVKRTNRPGISTTDRGFPRARFRSRGGNFNSSRARYYSGYAPPRGRGRAFRGRGRTTSWYSPY; this is encoded by the exons ATGTGGACAGGGGCGAGGGTAGGACAGGCGCCATTAGCCGCGGCATTGCGAGTCTATCTGCAGACACGGAGAGAGCTCACG GAGCTGGAGGCAATCAAAGCCCGGGtgcgagagatggaggaggaagcaGAAAAGCTGAAGGAGTTACAGAACGAGGTGGAGAAACAGATGAACCTTAGCCCTCCACCAG CCGGTCCCGTCATCATGTCCATCGAGGAGAAAATGGAAGCCGACGCAAGATCAATCTACGTTGGAAAC GTGGATTACGGCGCCACTGCGGAGGAGCTAGAAGCCCACTTCCACGGGTGCGGCTCCGTCAACAGAGTCACCATCCTGTGCGACAAGTTCACAGGGCATCCCAAAGG GTTTGCCTATATCGAGTTTTCAGACAAGGAGTCTGTGAGGACGGCCATGGCATTGGACGAGTCTCTGTTCAGAGGAAGGCAGATTAAG GTGGGGGTGAAGAGGACCAACAGGCCAGGCATCAGCACCACAGACCGCGGGTTCCCCCGGGCCCGCTTCCGCTCACGAGGAGGCAACTTTAACTCGTCACGTGCACGTTACTACAGTGGCTACGCACCGCCCAGAGGCAGAGGACGGGCCTTCAG
- the LOC139583311 gene encoding polyadenylate-binding protein 2-like isoform X3: MAEFGNGLDSGMTEESLLDSDPGHPELEDPGVGDEEPGLEEGEAAIEDPELEAIKARVREMEEEAEKLKELQNEVEKQMNLSPPPAGPVIMSIEEKMEADARSIYVGNVDYGATAEELEAHFHGCGSVNRVTILCDKFTGHPKGFAYIEFSDKESVRTAMALDESLFRGRQIKVGVKRTNRPGISTTDRGFPRARFRSRGGNFNSSRARYYSGYAPPRGRGRAFRGRGRTTSWYSPY, from the exons ATGGCGGAGTTCGGTAACGGACTGGACTCAGGAATGACGGAGGAATCCCTACTGGACTCAGACCCAGGGCACCCAGAACTAGAAGACCCGGGTGTTGGCGATGAGGAGCCGGGATTAGAGGAAGGAGAAGCTGCAATTGAGGACCCG GAGCTGGAGGCAATCAAAGCCCGGGtgcgagagatggaggaggaagcaGAAAAGCTGAAGGAGTTACAGAACGAGGTGGAGAAACAGATGAACCTTAGCCCTCCACCAG CCGGTCCCGTCATCATGTCCATCGAGGAGAAAATGGAAGCCGACGCAAGATCAATCTACGTTGGAAAC GTGGATTACGGCGCCACTGCGGAGGAGCTAGAAGCCCACTTCCACGGGTGCGGCTCCGTCAACAGAGTCACCATCCTGTGCGACAAGTTCACAGGGCATCCCAAAGG GTTTGCCTATATCGAGTTTTCAGACAAGGAGTCTGTGAGGACGGCCATGGCATTGGACGAGTCTCTGTTCAGAGGAAGGCAGATTAAG GTGGGGGTGAAGAGGACCAACAGGCCAGGCATCAGCACCACAGACCGCGGGTTCCCCCGGGCCCGCTTCCGCTCACGAGGAGGCAACTTTAACTCGTCACGTGCACGTTACTACAGTGGCTACGCACCGCCCAGAGGCAGAGGACGGGCCTTCAG
- the LOC139583310 gene encoding zinc finger homeobox protein 2-like isoform X1, with protein MPDWKPTICGEKSGETVCSESNEVAVWLCPLCQQGLPDRGSLSLHLSDSHSVLPNCVDKLLDIAAPKQGASGVDGDTDVQHDADAPSLQLKLLEASLSDPCHNNENTDGPQHNSDSRHTLIGSGYKDKEMDKEAERARDPEGGGVVFETHQERSQSTETPDNNEESTGTHCVMAEGDDSPPFKCNACLEAFPTRTALSVHYNSASHVQRMRTGSLKQGGENGTPAAPSVPFLSRPYLSNKPYQCTVCRVSYNHAITLESHLKSVLHQTRSRNAGISANSAGGNSGRTNMATNLVVTSGGSAAQLVSTTSSNCVNPASLAAAAMTNKDGEAIQTQPAPSLLSSPVTSAQAVSAFLTLLTSSPSSISHTLLPSLFAAGASPATASPQLITQTQMLIPFILNGLQTQSQRLNPELLTQSIPLLGLNAAQQAILAQRLSSLQNQWPAVGLQAISQACSEDSQTNKSEVKQDTNEATAEEKGSLKAEKEESWSMECDDGQREICEEDAKGYAQEHLGALVSKNNRAESCMIDGDFEMNESTTESRNSAGHMWPDEKGGDNDKCSDRSPSVTSNSSLSPTTLNLMLSPDSTPQKSEVGTSPYASVCSPESSPSKRTLNSHDPTRPHAHFRARHFSGPPILSEFQIQVMRAFLESRSEADAASPPRDDCESLGREVGLTEVEVRKWLTDARRAKERQKAGGTEHMSSIACYGKKYKGLDNDEEEGCLTIDETEGGVSDEASGSHAMDLSNSGGRKEMGRESQGDSCLTSDNEEFYTSVIVSDEDSLSGSMREGPGSPAKEEALVELSGDMGSGGKVLRSTTVFLSDAEDDDDAEEAAAQRAKRRKRKRELEREEVEVKKERLDPDVDLQLEAQADPPSHLPVTIDHQRLPSGILHSLPLSLSLTPFSTQFHSPYVLSLPPSVVGLGVAEGDGGKVPAFPNPPNITRFSDPVITSSLSSHTHTSHYMSNGGDCEAALDLSIGKSYSSTSYSSTSLTGDKTSAQKGRLLDGLGLRPTAFGVPGEGRLIVVKVKPEQVTSNSSGFVSGMAKASTVYMREKEERDQKGRPKARRYRDMRRSRTIIQAEQLNVLYGCYFKDPNPGKHEFEQISEWVHLPKKVVQIWFQNMRARERKGEVRFISDGTLAAVGKPLIKFTWPLSQPIFSSTPKSNSNSSVSTVANPVRAIPKMEVKEENVKKPVPNRPKEVASSLSSVSHSVSAVPKTKMELTNNVTMVKIAPKSIAPALPVVHKEPRPRPLPKHAPEEEVGEDDEEVDDRNQAKPLARPGSTNRMVPKLPSTPISKSPAATSQKQNGLNYWSAKGPFKINTLSREQLGLSAPRTFTAVGAAAAPTAITISATSSAPAAAMASAPASAATATTTTASASNQTTVSIVTIAKTSPSESSFLHHSTTRRPRTHLSCLQLSILQSCYETCAHPNAMECEAVGTELGLPLKVVQIWFQNTRAKEKRWRLQQEKLSPVSSDPSKTVDMSSGSYLQYNALRAHRPILPKPVQLTVLEPSSPPAGGQPAGRETLRGKCQACNTGFESRAAARSHVFSLRHLATLRTTNFGQPATIINNKSDSGSISVSASGSCVEDPSASPPLPSSTS; from the exons GCTGCTCCCAAACAGGGGGCGAGTGGAGTGGACGGGGACACCGATGTTCAGCATGACGCAG ATGCCCCGTCATTACAGCTGAAGCTTTTAGAAGCCTCCCTCTCAGACCCGTGTCATAATAATGAGAACACTGACGGACCCCAACATAATTCCGACAGTAGGCACACTCTCATTGGGTCTGGATACAAAGATAAAGAGATGGATAAGGAGGCAGAGAGAGCTAGAGACCCGGAGGGAGGTGGAGTTGTCTTTGAGACGCATCAGGAGAGAAGTCAGTCCACAGAAACACCTGACAACAATGAAGAGTCAACGGGTACACATTGTGTAATGGCTGAAGGCGATGACAGTCCTCCATTCAAGTGTAATGCGTGCTTAGAGGCTTTTCCTACCAGGACCGCATTAAGTGTTCACTACAACTCTGCATCCCATGTGCAACGGATGAGAACAGGATCCCTAAAACAGGGTGGTGAAAATGGCACCCCAGCCGCTCCCTCAGTCCCTTTTCTGTCTCGGCCATATCTATCAAACAAGCCCTACCAGTGCACTGTGTGTCGAGTCTCTTACAACCATGCCATCACCCTGGAGAGTCATTTGAAATCTGTTTTGCACCAGACTCGTAGCAGAAATGCAGGAATCTCTGCCAACAGTGCAGGTGGAAATTCAGGAAGGACCAATATGGCTACTAACTTAGTTGTTACGTCTGGGGGCAGTGCTGCACAGTTGGTTAGCACCACCAGCAGCAATTGTGTCAACCCGGCAAGCCTGGCTGCTGCAGCAATGACTAACAAAGACGGAGAAGCAATTCAAACCCAGCCGGCTCCCTCACTGCTTTCCTCCCCTGTGACCTCTGCTCAGGCAGTCTCTGCTTTTCTCACCCTCCTCACGTCCAGCCCAAGCTCTATCTCAcacaccctcctcccctctctgtttgCGGCTGGCGCGTCCCCTGCCACGGCCTCACCTCAGCTCATAACCCAGACTCAGATGCTCATCCCCTTTATCCTGAATGGGCTCCAAACACAAAGCCAGAGACTAAACCCAGAGCTTCTGACCCAGTCAATACCCCTACTAGGTCTCAATGCTGCCCAGCAAGCTATCCTGGCCCAAAGACTCAGTAGCTTACAGAACCAGTGGCCAGCTGTCGGTCTCCAAGCAATCTCACAAGCCTGTTCAGAAGACAGCCAAACAAACAAGAGCGAAGTGAAGCAAGACACAAACGAGGCGACAGCTGAGGAGAAAGGATCACTTAAGGCTGAGAAGGAGGAAAGTTGGTCCATGGAATGTGATGATGGACAAAGAGAGATTTGTGAGGAGGATGCTAAGGGATATGCACAAGAGCATCTCGGTGCCTTAGTAAGCAAAAATAACAGGGCTGAGTCATGTATGATAGATGGAGATTTTGAAATGAACGAGAGCACAACAGAGAGCAGGAACTCAGCAGGTCACATGTGGCCAGATGAGAAAGGGGGGGACAATGACAAGTGTAGTGACCGCTCACCGTCTGTTACCAGCAACTCAAGCCTAAGTCCTACCACTTTAAATCTTATGCTTAGCCCTGATTCTACCCCTCAAAAATCTGAAGTTGGCACAAGCCCTTATGCCTCTGTCTGCTCCCCAGAATCTAGCCCCTCTAAACGCACCTTAAATTCCCATGATCCAACTCGTCCCCATGCTCATTTCAGGGCTCGCCACTTCTCAGGCCCCCCGATACTGTCAGAGTTCCAGATACAGGTTATGCGTGCGTTTCTGGAGTCGCGTAGCGAGGCTGATGCAGCCAGTCCTCCCCGTGATGACTGCGAGTCGTTGGGCAGGGAGGTGGGGCTCACCGAGGTGGAGGTTCGCAAGTGGCTCACCGACGCCCGACGAGCCAAAGAGAGGCAGAAAGCTGGGGGAACAGAGCACATGAGCAGCATTGCATGCTATGGTAAAAAATACAAGGGTCTTGATAACGACGAGGAGGAAGGTTGTCTTACAATAGATGAGACCGAGGGTGGGGTCAGCGACGAGGCCTCTGGCAGTCACGCGATGGATTTGTCAAATAGTGGGGGGCGtaaagagatggggagggagagccAAGGGGACTCGTGTCTGACCTCAGACAATGAAGAATTCTACACCTCTGTCATTGTGAGTGATGAGGACAGCCTGAGTGGCTCCATGAGGGAGGGGCCAGGCAGCCCTGCTAAAGAGGAGGCTCTGGTAGAACTGTCAGGAGACATGGGTTCAGGAGGAAAGGTGTTGCGCTCCACCACTGTGTTCCTCTCAGACGCTGAGGATGACGATGATGCCGAGGAGGCAGCAGCTCAGAGAgcaaagagaagaaagagaaagagggagttggAGCGGGAGGAGGTAGAGGTTAAGAAGGAGAGACTAGACCCCGACGTGGATTTACAACTAGAGGCTCAAGCTGATCCTCCTTCCCACCTTCCCGTCACCATTGACCATCAACGGCTTCCGAGTGGCAttctacactccctccctctgtctctgtccctcactCCATTCTCTACTCAGTTCCATAGCccttatgttctctctctccctccctcagtggtTGGGCTCGGAGTTGCAGAAGGAGATGGAGGCAAAGTACCTGCCTTTCCAAACCCCCCTAACATCACCCGGTTCTCTGACCCTGTCATTACatcatccctctcctcccataCCCACACCTCCCACTACATGTCTAATGGAGGAGACTGTGAGGCTGCTTTAGATCTCAGCATTGGGAAAAGCTACAGCTCAACATCTTATTCCTCCACGTCACTCACGGGTGACAAGACTTCAGCACAAAAGGGCCGTCTGCTTGACGGACTCGGTCTAAGGCCCACAGCTTTTGGGGTACCTGGGGAAGGGAGACTCATTGTGGTCAAGGTCAAACCTGAGCAAGTGACTTCCAACAGCAGTGGCTTTGTCAGTGGCATGGCCAAGGCCAGCACTGTCTAcatgagggagaaagaggagagggaccaGAAAGGCAGGCCGAAAGCACGGCGGTACCGGGACATGAGACGTTCCAGGACCATCATCCAGGCTGAGCAGCTAAATGTGCTTTATGGCTGCTATTTCAAAGACCCAAATCCAGGGAAACACGAGTTTGAGCAGATATCAGAGTGGGTCCATCTCCCAAAGAAAGTTGTACAGATTTGGTTCCAGAACATGCGGGCTAGGGAGCGCAAGGGTGAGGTTCGCTTCATCAGTGATGGCACTCTGGCAGCAGTGGGCAAACCGCTCATCAAGTTCACCTGGCCACTGTCACAACCCATCTTCTCCAGCACCCCCAAATCAAACTCCAACAGCAGCGTCTCAACTGTAGCCAATCCAGTACGGGCCATCCCAAAGATGGAGGTGAAGGAGGAAAATGTTAAAAAACCAGTTCCAAACAGGCCCAAGGAGGTGGCCTCTTCTCTTTCCTCCGTAAGCCACAGTGTGTCTGCAGTGCCAAAGACCAAAATGGAGTTGACAAACAATGTCACAATGGTCAAAATCGCCCCCAAAAGCATCGCTCCAGCTCTCCCTGTCGTCCACAAGGAACCCCGACCTCGCCCCCTTCCCAAACATGCGCCTGAAGAGGAAGTTGGGGAAGATGATGAGGAAGTGGATGATCGTAACCAAGCGAAGCCACTAGCCAGGCCTGGATCCACCAACCGCATGGTGCCAAAACTGCCCTCGACGCCAATTAGCAAGTCTCCTGCTGCGACGTCACAAAAACAAAATGGGCTCAATTACTGGTCGGCCAAGGGCCCCTTTAAGATCAACACACTGTCTAGGGAACAGTTGGGTCTGTCAGCACCCCGTACCTTCACAGCTGTCGGTGCAGCTGCTGCCCCCACTGCCATCACCATTTCTGCCACGTCctctgctcctgctgctgccATGGCCTCTGCTCCTGCCTCTGCTGCCACAGCAACTACCACAACAGCAAGCGCAAGTAATCAAACCACCGTCAGCATTGTCACCATCGCTAAGACCTCTCCATCGGAGAGCAGCTTCCTGCACCACTCTACCACCCGCAGGCCACGCACACACCTGTCCTGTCTGCAGCTGTCCATCCTGCAGTCATGCTATGAGACGTGCGCCCACCCTAACGCGATGGAGTGTGAGGCGGTAGGGACGGAGCTGGGGCTGCCGCTCAAGGTGGTCCAGATCTGGTTCCAGAATACCCGCGCCAAGGAGAAACGCTGGAGGCTGCAGCAGGAGAAACTG tctcctgtgtcctcagatcccTCCAAGACGGTTGACATGAGCTCGGGCAGCTACCTGCAGTACAACGCTCTGCGAGCCCACCGTCCCATCCTTCCCAAACCGGTTCAGCTGACTGTCCTGGAGCCCTCTTCTCCCCCAGCCGGGGGCCAGCCTGCAGGCCGAGAGACGCTGAGAGGCAAGTGCCAGGCCTGCAACACAGGCTTTGAGTCCAGAGCAGCAGCAAGATCCCATGTCTTTTCCCTTCGACATTTAGCCACTCTGAGAACCACTAACTTTGGCCAGCCAGCGACCATCATCAACAATAAATCTGATAGCGGGTCTATTTCTGTTTCCGCCTCCGGGTCTTGTGTGGAGGACCCTTCAGCTTCCCCACCCCTACCCAGCAGCACCAGCTAA
- the LOC139583310 gene encoding zinc finger homeobox protein 2-like isoform X2 has product MQEKSGETVCSESNEVAVWLCPLCQQGLPDRGSLSLHLSDSHSVLPNCVDKLLDIAAPKQGASGVDGDTDVQHDADAPSLQLKLLEASLSDPCHNNENTDGPQHNSDSRHTLIGSGYKDKEMDKEAERARDPEGGGVVFETHQERSQSTETPDNNEESTGTHCVMAEGDDSPPFKCNACLEAFPTRTALSVHYNSASHVQRMRTGSLKQGGENGTPAAPSVPFLSRPYLSNKPYQCTVCRVSYNHAITLESHLKSVLHQTRSRNAGISANSAGGNSGRTNMATNLVVTSGGSAAQLVSTTSSNCVNPASLAAAAMTNKDGEAIQTQPAPSLLSSPVTSAQAVSAFLTLLTSSPSSISHTLLPSLFAAGASPATASPQLITQTQMLIPFILNGLQTQSQRLNPELLTQSIPLLGLNAAQQAILAQRLSSLQNQWPAVGLQAISQACSEDSQTNKSEVKQDTNEATAEEKGSLKAEKEESWSMECDDGQREICEEDAKGYAQEHLGALVSKNNRAESCMIDGDFEMNESTTESRNSAGHMWPDEKGGDNDKCSDRSPSVTSNSSLSPTTLNLMLSPDSTPQKSEVGTSPYASVCSPESSPSKRTLNSHDPTRPHAHFRARHFSGPPILSEFQIQVMRAFLESRSEADAASPPRDDCESLGREVGLTEVEVRKWLTDARRAKERQKAGGTEHMSSIACYGKKYKGLDNDEEEGCLTIDETEGGVSDEASGSHAMDLSNSGGRKEMGRESQGDSCLTSDNEEFYTSVIVSDEDSLSGSMREGPGSPAKEEALVELSGDMGSGGKVLRSTTVFLSDAEDDDDAEEAAAQRAKRRKRKRELEREEVEVKKERLDPDVDLQLEAQADPPSHLPVTIDHQRLPSGILHSLPLSLSLTPFSTQFHSPYVLSLPPSVVGLGVAEGDGGKVPAFPNPPNITRFSDPVITSSLSSHTHTSHYMSNGGDCEAALDLSIGKSYSSTSYSSTSLTGDKTSAQKGRLLDGLGLRPTAFGVPGEGRLIVVKVKPEQVTSNSSGFVSGMAKASTVYMREKEERDQKGRPKARRYRDMRRSRTIIQAEQLNVLYGCYFKDPNPGKHEFEQISEWVHLPKKVVQIWFQNMRARERKGEVRFISDGTLAAVGKPLIKFTWPLSQPIFSSTPKSNSNSSVSTVANPVRAIPKMEVKEENVKKPVPNRPKEVASSLSSVSHSVSAVPKTKMELTNNVTMVKIAPKSIAPALPVVHKEPRPRPLPKHAPEEEVGEDDEEVDDRNQAKPLARPGSTNRMVPKLPSTPISKSPAATSQKQNGLNYWSAKGPFKINTLSREQLGLSAPRTFTAVGAAAAPTAITISATSSAPAAAMASAPASAATATTTTASASNQTTVSIVTIAKTSPSESSFLHHSTTRRPRTHLSCLQLSILQSCYETCAHPNAMECEAVGTELGLPLKVVQIWFQNTRAKEKRWRLQQEKLSPVSSDPSKTVDMSSGSYLQYNALRAHRPILPKPVQLTVLEPSSPPAGGQPAGRETLRGKCQACNTGFESRAAARSHVFSLRHLATLRTTNFGQPATIINNKSDSGSISVSASGSCVEDPSASPPLPSSTS; this is encoded by the exons GCTGCTCCCAAACAGGGGGCGAGTGGAGTGGACGGGGACACCGATGTTCAGCATGACGCAG ATGCCCCGTCATTACAGCTGAAGCTTTTAGAAGCCTCCCTCTCAGACCCGTGTCATAATAATGAGAACACTGACGGACCCCAACATAATTCCGACAGTAGGCACACTCTCATTGGGTCTGGATACAAAGATAAAGAGATGGATAAGGAGGCAGAGAGAGCTAGAGACCCGGAGGGAGGTGGAGTTGTCTTTGAGACGCATCAGGAGAGAAGTCAGTCCACAGAAACACCTGACAACAATGAAGAGTCAACGGGTACACATTGTGTAATGGCTGAAGGCGATGACAGTCCTCCATTCAAGTGTAATGCGTGCTTAGAGGCTTTTCCTACCAGGACCGCATTAAGTGTTCACTACAACTCTGCATCCCATGTGCAACGGATGAGAACAGGATCCCTAAAACAGGGTGGTGAAAATGGCACCCCAGCCGCTCCCTCAGTCCCTTTTCTGTCTCGGCCATATCTATCAAACAAGCCCTACCAGTGCACTGTGTGTCGAGTCTCTTACAACCATGCCATCACCCTGGAGAGTCATTTGAAATCTGTTTTGCACCAGACTCGTAGCAGAAATGCAGGAATCTCTGCCAACAGTGCAGGTGGAAATTCAGGAAGGACCAATATGGCTACTAACTTAGTTGTTACGTCTGGGGGCAGTGCTGCACAGTTGGTTAGCACCACCAGCAGCAATTGTGTCAACCCGGCAAGCCTGGCTGCTGCAGCAATGACTAACAAAGACGGAGAAGCAATTCAAACCCAGCCGGCTCCCTCACTGCTTTCCTCCCCTGTGACCTCTGCTCAGGCAGTCTCTGCTTTTCTCACCCTCCTCACGTCCAGCCCAAGCTCTATCTCAcacaccctcctcccctctctgtttgCGGCTGGCGCGTCCCCTGCCACGGCCTCACCTCAGCTCATAACCCAGACTCAGATGCTCATCCCCTTTATCCTGAATGGGCTCCAAACACAAAGCCAGAGACTAAACCCAGAGCTTCTGACCCAGTCAATACCCCTACTAGGTCTCAATGCTGCCCAGCAAGCTATCCTGGCCCAAAGACTCAGTAGCTTACAGAACCAGTGGCCAGCTGTCGGTCTCCAAGCAATCTCACAAGCCTGTTCAGAAGACAGCCAAACAAACAAGAGCGAAGTGAAGCAAGACACAAACGAGGCGACAGCTGAGGAGAAAGGATCACTTAAGGCTGAGAAGGAGGAAAGTTGGTCCATGGAATGTGATGATGGACAAAGAGAGATTTGTGAGGAGGATGCTAAGGGATATGCACAAGAGCATCTCGGTGCCTTAGTAAGCAAAAATAACAGGGCTGAGTCATGTATGATAGATGGAGATTTTGAAATGAACGAGAGCACAACAGAGAGCAGGAACTCAGCAGGTCACATGTGGCCAGATGAGAAAGGGGGGGACAATGACAAGTGTAGTGACCGCTCACCGTCTGTTACCAGCAACTCAAGCCTAAGTCCTACCACTTTAAATCTTATGCTTAGCCCTGATTCTACCCCTCAAAAATCTGAAGTTGGCACAAGCCCTTATGCCTCTGTCTGCTCCCCAGAATCTAGCCCCTCTAAACGCACCTTAAATTCCCATGATCCAACTCGTCCCCATGCTCATTTCAGGGCTCGCCACTTCTCAGGCCCCCCGATACTGTCAGAGTTCCAGATACAGGTTATGCGTGCGTTTCTGGAGTCGCGTAGCGAGGCTGATGCAGCCAGTCCTCCCCGTGATGACTGCGAGTCGTTGGGCAGGGAGGTGGGGCTCACCGAGGTGGAGGTTCGCAAGTGGCTCACCGACGCCCGACGAGCCAAAGAGAGGCAGAAAGCTGGGGGAACAGAGCACATGAGCAGCATTGCATGCTATGGTAAAAAATACAAGGGTCTTGATAACGACGAGGAGGAAGGTTGTCTTACAATAGATGAGACCGAGGGTGGGGTCAGCGACGAGGCCTCTGGCAGTCACGCGATGGATTTGTCAAATAGTGGGGGGCGtaaagagatggggagggagagccAAGGGGACTCGTGTCTGACCTCAGACAATGAAGAATTCTACACCTCTGTCATTGTGAGTGATGAGGACAGCCTGAGTGGCTCCATGAGGGAGGGGCCAGGCAGCCCTGCTAAAGAGGAGGCTCTGGTAGAACTGTCAGGAGACATGGGTTCAGGAGGAAAGGTGTTGCGCTCCACCACTGTGTTCCTCTCAGACGCTGAGGATGACGATGATGCCGAGGAGGCAGCAGCTCAGAGAgcaaagagaagaaagagaaagagggagttggAGCGGGAGGAGGTAGAGGTTAAGAAGGAGAGACTAGACCCCGACGTGGATTTACAACTAGAGGCTCAAGCTGATCCTCCTTCCCACCTTCCCGTCACCATTGACCATCAACGGCTTCCGAGTGGCAttctacactccctccctctgtctctgtccctcactCCATTCTCTACTCAGTTCCATAGCccttatgttctctctctccctccctcagtggtTGGGCTCGGAGTTGCAGAAGGAGATGGAGGCAAAGTACCTGCCTTTCCAAACCCCCCTAACATCACCCGGTTCTCTGACCCTGTCATTACatcatccctctcctcccataCCCACACCTCCCACTACATGTCTAATGGAGGAGACTGTGAGGCTGCTTTAGATCTCAGCATTGGGAAAAGCTACAGCTCAACATCTTATTCCTCCACGTCACTCACGGGTGACAAGACTTCAGCACAAAAGGGCCGTCTGCTTGACGGACTCGGTCTAAGGCCCACAGCTTTTGGGGTACCTGGGGAAGGGAGACTCATTGTGGTCAAGGTCAAACCTGAGCAAGTGACTTCCAACAGCAGTGGCTTTGTCAGTGGCATGGCCAAGGCCAGCACTGTCTAcatgagggagaaagaggagagggaccaGAAAGGCAGGCCGAAAGCACGGCGGTACCGGGACATGAGACGTTCCAGGACCATCATCCAGGCTGAGCAGCTAAATGTGCTTTATGGCTGCTATTTCAAAGACCCAAATCCAGGGAAACACGAGTTTGAGCAGATATCAGAGTGGGTCCATCTCCCAAAGAAAGTTGTACAGATTTGGTTCCAGAACATGCGGGCTAGGGAGCGCAAGGGTGAGGTTCGCTTCATCAGTGATGGCACTCTGGCAGCAGTGGGCAAACCGCTCATCAAGTTCACCTGGCCACTGTCACAACCCATCTTCTCCAGCACCCCCAAATCAAACTCCAACAGCAGCGTCTCAACTGTAGCCAATCCAGTACGGGCCATCCCAAAGATGGAGGTGAAGGAGGAAAATGTTAAAAAACCAGTTCCAAACAGGCCCAAGGAGGTGGCCTCTTCTCTTTCCTCCGTAAGCCACAGTGTGTCTGCAGTGCCAAAGACCAAAATGGAGTTGACAAACAATGTCACAATGGTCAAAATCGCCCCCAAAAGCATCGCTCCAGCTCTCCCTGTCGTCCACAAGGAACCCCGACCTCGCCCCCTTCCCAAACATGCGCCTGAAGAGGAAGTTGGGGAAGATGATGAGGAAGTGGATGATCGTAACCAAGCGAAGCCACTAGCCAGGCCTGGATCCACCAACCGCATGGTGCCAAAACTGCCCTCGACGCCAATTAGCAAGTCTCCTGCTGCGACGTCACAAAAACAAAATGGGCTCAATTACTGGTCGGCCAAGGGCCCCTTTAAGATCAACACACTGTCTAGGGAACAGTTGGGTCTGTCAGCACCCCGTACCTTCACAGCTGTCGGTGCAGCTGCTGCCCCCACTGCCATCACCATTTCTGCCACGTCctctgctcctgctgctgccATGGCCTCTGCTCCTGCCTCTGCTGCCACAGCAACTACCACAACAGCAAGCGCAAGTAATCAAACCACCGTCAGCATTGTCACCATCGCTAAGACCTCTCCATCGGAGAGCAGCTTCCTGCACCACTCTACCACCCGCAGGCCACGCACACACCTGTCCTGTCTGCAGCTGTCCATCCTGCAGTCATGCTATGAGACGTGCGCCCACCCTAACGCGATGGAGTGTGAGGCGGTAGGGACGGAGCTGGGGCTGCCGCTCAAGGTGGTCCAGATCTGGTTCCAGAATACCCGCGCCAAGGAGAAACGCTGGAGGCTGCAGCAGGAGAAACTG tctcctgtgtcctcagatcccTCCAAGACGGTTGACATGAGCTCGGGCAGCTACCTGCAGTACAACGCTCTGCGAGCCCACCGTCCCATCCTTCCCAAACCGGTTCAGCTGACTGTCCTGGAGCCCTCTTCTCCCCCAGCCGGGGGCCAGCCTGCAGGCCGAGAGACGCTGAGAGGCAAGTGCCAGGCCTGCAACACAGGCTTTGAGTCCAGAGCAGCAGCAAGATCCCATGTCTTTTCCCTTCGACATTTAGCCACTCTGAGAACCACTAACTTTGGCCAGCCAGCGACCATCATCAACAATAAATCTGATAGCGGGTCTATTTCTGTTTCCGCCTCCGGGTCTTGTGTGGAGGACCCTTCAGCTTCCCCACCCCTACCCAGCAGCACCAGCTAA